Part of the Capsicum annuum cultivar UCD-10X-F1 chromosome 12, UCD10Xv1.1, whole genome shotgun sequence genome is shown below.
TATTTCAACACTTTATTCAAATACGTAACTACTTATTCATAAACACGATCTTGAGCATCTAAAAGTGTTTTTCAACACTTCATACTTATCAGCTTTTTTTAATCAGCTAACCTAAGCTTTCCACAATACTTTTTCATGGGTTGAAAGATTTCCACAACTTGAAAAGTAATTGCCAAACATTGTTGAATTTTAATCTACTTTTGCATTGAAAATGAAACATTGACTCCCAAGTCTTTCTAAATTTACATAATATATGCCATTTTCAACGACCAAAAAGATTTAGTCTCTCCACTCCCTTTAACTCAGCACTCCAATTAGTTTGAAAAATAATTACCTAGTGGACATGTTACGTTCTTAACTATTTGTTAATATCATCACTCTCAAATTTTAGACGAATTAAAAGAATTAATTCTTGAAAATGACATTTCTCCACTTTTTTGACTACTTAATGTGCTTTCTTTTGAAACTTCATAACAAGACTTGGACATTGACCTgcaaattaataacaaatattTCCATGTTTCTTTGAAATTTACTATGGGTCAAGGTGGAATTTGGAAATAATATACATTGTGGAATAAAATTATAAGCATTGAcaaaatcaattttatattaatgaGTTGAAACTGTTTTATTTGAGATATTAACAAAATGCATAAAGACTAAGTCATGATCCTTGGACGCCTAGAGGAAAGATTACTCAAATCAAAATGGAAAATCAAAATGATAAAGGGATTTATGTCTTATTCAATTCGGAAAATCTTTAGTTAAAGTTGCTAAAGGCGGATGCAACTCAGAACCAACATGTTGAACTGGATTTAATATTTTAGGACACAAGAATGACTATTTTCTAATGTAGGAATTGATTGATAATTTGATATAAAGACATCAGCCCTTGCTTgacttttctctttcttctattgagagtaaaattcatgttttatttcattgtatatattttatatctttgtctCTCAAATTAACAAGGTTATGATCATATATTTTCTTTACCCCATACCATTATCAAAGTTCTCAGGTTCATGCTCccgaaaataaaaatatatatataacaagtgTGTTCAAGAGGTTTTGtgtgtatttaaaatttttaatttgtagTAGTAGAATATTCTTACAACATGTAATAAACATTTAGGAGTACTTAGCAGCAACTTGGACTAATCTgcctacatatatatatatatatatatatatatatatataagtacttaGCAGTAACCGTTTTTCTTCATTCCCACAACCAACTTTCAAACTCGTTGATGCTAAACATGGGCTACACAATTTTCATTTCTGTTCGTTTTTGTTTCTGTCTGcttcctttttcttcatctaTACCTCATCCGTGCCGCAAAGATCAAAGCATTTCCCTTCTAAAATTCAAGCAGACCCTTACTATAGATCACTTAACCGCTTATAATTGTAACTGTCAGAAGCCTTATACAAAAATGAGTTCGTGGAACATGAGCAGAGATTGTTGCTCATGGGTTGGAGTGATACACGATGAGATGACTGGCCATGTCGTTGAGCTTGACCTCCATTGCAGCCAACATTTTGGGGTGATCAATTCCAATAGCAGCTTATTCCAACTCTCTCATCTCAAAAAGCTTGATCTTTCTTATAATTACTTCTACGGTTCTCATATCTCGGCTAAATTTGACAGGTTCTCAAGCTTGACGCATCTTGATCTTGCGGACTCCTATTTCTCAGGAAAATTCCCTCtgaaatctctcatcttttcaagtTACAGTCTGTTCGTCATCTCTCCACAGCTCATTACACGCTAAGTTTCAAAGCACATGATTTTAAATTGCTCCCCCAGGATTTGAACCATTTAAGAGAGCTTCATCTTTATGAAGTAAACATCTCTTCCACCAGCCCTTTGAATTTTTCTTCTCATCTGACAACTCTGACCCTAGGAGGGACAGGGTTGTATGGGATAATACCTGAGAGTATTTTTCACCTGCCCAACCTGGTAACACTTGACTTATCCAACAATGATCAACTCAGTGGTTATTTTCCAAAGACCAAATAGAACAGCAGTGCATCTCTGAGGGAGTTAATTCACAATGCTGTGAATTTTTCTGGTAATTTGCTACCTGAGTCTCTAGGCTATCTAACTTCACAGCAGTATCTCTCTCTTACTGACAGAAGCCTTAGAGGACCTATTCCTGAATCTCTTTCAAATCTCACCAGCATAGAGTCTTTGTTCCTATCACAGAACTCCCTGAATGGAACAATACCATCAGGGATGTTCTCCTTTCCATCACTAATTTATTTACGCTTGAATAATAACCACTTTTCTGGTCAGGTTGACGATTTTAAGTCCAATTATTGATTTAAGCAATAATCAGCTGCAAGGCTATCTTCCctattcaattcaaaatcttgtGTGAATTTAACATATCTTGAtctttctttcaataattttagtgGCCATGTGGATGTCAGCCTCTTTTCTTACCTCAAACATCTTTCGTATATTGGTCTTTCATACATTACGAATGGCTGCATGTGAAGTGAAAGAATTGGAGTTTCTAAGATCCGCAAAGCATCTTGAGGGGCTGGATCCTTCAAATAACAAGATTCAAGGAAGGATTCCTGATTGGGCATGGTCTAACTGGATGTTTTCATTGCAAAGTCTTAATTTATTCCACAACATGCTGGCAAGCATGGGCTCAATTCCTCTTCAGTAAGTAGATACCATCgatttgaggtcaaattttcTTGAAGGATCACTACCTATTCCACAAAATTCCACAAGGTACTTCTTCATATCAGAAAATAACCTTAGAGGAGAAATTCCTTCATCTATTTGCCGTTTGACATCACTATTAATGCTAGATTTGGAGAGAAACAACTTAAAAGGAGCGATTCCACAATGTTTGGGCAATATTAGTGGTCTCGCGGTTCTGGATATGCACAACAGTCTTTCAGGGACTCTTCCAATGACTTTTAGAATTGGAAGTACACTTAGGAGCTTAAACTTAATTTCATGGCAATAAGCTGGAGGGAAAAATTCCACAATCCTTGACCAATTGCAAAGTACTCGAAGTTCTTGATGTAGGAGACAATCACCTCAATGACACATTCCCATTGTGGTTGGGGACTCTACCAGAGCTGAGAGTTCTCAGCTTGAGATCCAATCAATTGCATGGGTCTATTAGAACTCTGACAACCAAAAACATGTTTCCTAAGCTTTGAATCTTAGATCTCTCTTACAATGCCTTCACAGGAAACTTACCAACGAACTTGTTTCAGCATTTGAAATCCATGAGGACAGTTGATCAAACAATGAAGGCACCAAGTTATGAAGGAGATATATATTACCAAGACTCGGTAGCTGTCATAACCCAGGGATTTGAGCGTGAAATTGTGAGTGTCTTGTTTTGTACACAAAATTATGATGAGAAAGAAGCAGCAAAAGCCAAGGAATTACAGAAGAAGAAATAATCACTTGGTAGTGTAACATTGTTAAGTTTATCAGTTTTCGGACCTTTTTGTATGCTTTTAAGCAATAATATTATCAGTTGTGTCATAACTCCTAGACTATATTCCTTTAATTTCACTTCATAATAATAGTCTAACTCAATGTTTTCATTGAACAGTCTTAAATGTGACTTCATTCAATAATGTATTGAACAAAGGGTATGGATGGCATCATCGATTCTCTACTAACTCAAAAGTATTGTTGGAAATACAAGTTGAATTGACTCCACTATTTTTTTTGCGATATATGCCTCAAGGGTCACACCTAAGGATCCAAGACTTGGTCGTTCTAGGGGAGTAAATATGTGATTGGAGGATAGCTTGGGAAGAAGCTACATTTGATGATGTCATCTGAGGGAGTAATGGGCAACATGCATTTGGATAATAGCTTGGGCCTCGGAGAGCATAGGCGCCAACATGTTGCTATTTGGGCATGTGGGTCACTTTTGGCCCATAGTCATAATTCATATGTATTTGacttttgggtcacttttggaccCAATTAGCATTTTGGGTACTTTTGAACCCAATTGTAATAAATGACCATTGACCTATAAATAACTAGGACTCTCTTCTTTTTTAAGTAGATGATTTTGAATGTAAGTTAACACTTGAAAATGTTTTTATTGAGCTTGTTGAGAGCTTATTGATTGTAAGAAGCGTGGGTTGCTCGGGACTCCATTCTCATGAGGTCTACATAAGAGGTTGGTATTTCTTGAAATTGATAGCAAGGTCGTtgggtttaatataccctttgaTTGTcctctttttatcattttgtgtcaatctatctattCTTTACTTTATTGTTTCCATTTCCTTTGTT
Proteins encoded:
- the LOC124889753 gene encoding receptor-like protein Cf-9, coding for MGYTIFISVRFCFCLLPFSSSIPHPCRKDQSISLLKFKQTLTIDHLTAYNCNCQKPYTKMSSWNMSRDCCSWVGVIHDEMTGHVVELDLHCSQHFGVINSNSSLFQLSHLKKLDLSYNYFYGSHISAKFDRKIPSEISHLFKLQSVRHLSTAHYTLSFKAHDFKLLPQDLNHLRELHLYEVNISSTSPLNFSSHLTTLTLGGTGLYGIIPESYLTSQQYLSLTDRSLRGPIPESLSNLTSIESLFLSQNSLNGTIPSGMFSFPSLIYLRLNNNHFSGQVDDFKSNY